From a single Arachis hypogaea cultivar Tifrunner chromosome 3, arahy.Tifrunner.gnm2.J5K5, whole genome shotgun sequence genomic region:
- the LOC112777469 gene encoding GDSL esterase/lipase At5g03980-like — translation MVGEIGGNDYNYAAIFGGNVSQLVDNVPVVVEAITNATRALIEEGAVELVVPGNLPVGCSAVYLTLFRSPNKGDYDENGCLNAFNGFAVYHNEQLQLALRNLRHKYPQARIIYCAPRHYECYIEALPSLNTFKIFSELRKDTVALPVLKREGHSSLIIIYVVTIFPTLIRRVLVVSAFHLTWHVVFSFIFFFNTYM, via the exons ATGGTGGGGGAGATAGGTGGTAATGATTATAACTATGCGGCAATTTTTGGTGGAAATGTTAGCCAACTAGTAGATAACGTTCCTGTAGTTGTTGAAGCAATAACAAATGCCACCAGG GCATTGATAGAAGAAGGAGCAGTGGAGTTAGTGGTGCCGGGAAATTTGCCAGTTGGGTGCTCAGCTGTGTACCTGACCTTGTTTAGAAGCCCAAACAAAGGGGACTACGATGAAAATGGATGCTTGAATGCCTTTAACGGTTTTGCAGTGTACCATAACGAACAGCTCCAACTTGCCTTAAGGAATCTAAGGCACAAATACCCTCAAGCAAGGATCATCTACTGTGCACCAAGGCACTATG AATGCTACATTGAAGCATTGCCCTCCCTCAATACCttcaaaatattttcagaatTGAGGAAAGATACAGTTGCATTGCCGGTTCTCAAGAGAGAAGGCCATTCTTCTCTTATCATTATATATGTAGTTACAATTTTTCCCACCTTGATTAGAAGAGTTCTTGTTGTATCTGCTTTTCATTTGACGTGGCATGttgttttttctttcattttttttttcaatacatatatgtag